One region of Micromonospora ureilytica genomic DNA includes:
- a CDS encoding ABC1 kinase family protein, with product MTDIPRRAVSRTAKLAALPLGFAGRTVLGMGKRVTGLASDVISAEIQQRTAEQLFSVLGQLKGGAMKFGQALSVFEAALPEEIAAPYRQALTKLQEAAPPLPVASVHKVLAEQLGPDWRDLFVEFNDVPAAAASIGQVHRARWREPGFDESGAPNSRDVAVKIQYPGAGDALLADLKQLSRLGGMFRAIQPGLDVKPLLAELRERITEELDYELEAESQRTFAAAYADDPEIFIPEVVNASPRVLVTEWVTGTPLADIIREGTEEDRDEAGRLMATLHLSAPQRAGLLHADPHPGNFRLLPDGRLGVIDFGAVARMPEGTPEPIGRIAAMALRGDADEVVAGLRSEGFIGSAEEIDAEGVLDFIRPMLEPIAADGFRFTRAWLRGEAGRLASPRSPTYQLSRQLNLPPSYLLIHRVTLGSIGVLCQLEAKAPYRSILERWLPGFAPVA from the coding sequence GTGACCGACATCCCGCGCCGCGCCGTGTCCCGCACCGCCAAGCTCGCCGCCCTGCCGCTCGGCTTCGCCGGCCGGACCGTTCTCGGCATGGGAAAGCGCGTCACCGGGCTCGCCTCCGACGTGATCTCCGCGGAGATCCAGCAGCGCACCGCCGAGCAGCTGTTCAGCGTGCTGGGCCAGCTCAAGGGCGGGGCGATGAAGTTCGGCCAGGCGCTGTCGGTCTTCGAGGCGGCTTTGCCGGAGGAGATCGCCGCGCCCTACCGGCAGGCGCTGACGAAGTTGCAGGAGGCGGCGCCACCGCTGCCGGTCGCCAGCGTGCACAAGGTGCTGGCAGAGCAACTCGGCCCCGACTGGCGGGACCTGTTCGTCGAGTTCAACGACGTGCCGGCCGCCGCCGCGAGCATCGGCCAGGTGCACCGGGCGCGCTGGCGCGAGCCCGGGTTCGACGAGTCGGGCGCTCCGAACAGCCGCGACGTAGCGGTCAAGATCCAGTATCCGGGGGCCGGCGACGCCCTGCTCGCCGACCTCAAGCAGCTCTCCCGACTGGGCGGGATGTTCCGGGCCATCCAGCCCGGCCTGGACGTCAAGCCGCTCCTGGCCGAGCTGCGCGAACGGATCACCGAGGAGTTGGACTACGAGTTGGAGGCCGAGTCGCAGCGCACCTTCGCGGCCGCGTACGCCGACGACCCGGAGATCTTCATCCCGGAGGTGGTCAACGCCTCGCCCCGGGTGCTGGTCACCGAGTGGGTGACGGGCACCCCGCTGGCCGACATCATCCGCGAGGGCACCGAGGAGGATCGCGACGAGGCGGGCCGGCTGATGGCCACCCTGCACCTCTCCGCGCCGCAGCGGGCTGGGCTGCTGCACGCCGACCCGCACCCGGGAAACTTCCGGCTGCTGCCCGACGGTCGGCTCGGGGTGATCGACTTCGGTGCGGTGGCCCGGATGCCGGAGGGCACTCCGGAGCCGATCGGTCGTATCGCGGCGATGGCCCTGCGCGGCGACGCCGACGAGGTCGTGGCGGGGCTGCGGTCGGAGGGGTTCATCGGCTCGGCCGAGGAGATCGACGCCGAGGGGGTGCTCGACTTCATCCGCCCCATGCTGGAACCCATCGCGGCGGACGGCTTCCGCTTCACCCGGGCCTGGTTGCGGGGCGAGGCGGGTCGACTGGCCAGCCCCCGCTCCCCCACGTACCAGCTGAGCAGGCAGCTCAACCTGCCACCGTCGTACCTGCTGATCC
- a CDS encoding TOMM precursor leader peptide-binding protein produces the protein MSRTVLPRPTLLPGLNRLWRDRHTLQLGVGRAPAALLELANPRAAHLLDLLDGTRSERAVLAQAASAQVDADDARTLLDTLRAAGLLVPAHSLIPRDLTGPVRARLAAEAGALALTAARLPGTPAQVLRRRRAARVLLTGGGALGGPLAVALAQSGVGQVIPQLTGLVRAVDLIGTGIPATELGSPLAPAVRAALNRVAPGTGTHPSRAGRIDLVIQLGTDRPPALLAAGHAQRRQPHLLVTLREGVPVIGPLVRPPAGPCLHCVELHRADRDPDWPRLAAQLAVADPPAAGTTGTLLVACGYALTEVLTQLDGGQPETLGGAMEITGTCRFRRRGWPPHPACGCSQGRVSAPARPQSSSGALRSVTMTG, from the coding sequence ATGAGCCGCACCGTGCTACCGCGCCCCACCCTGCTGCCCGGCCTCAACCGGCTCTGGCGGGACCGGCACACACTCCAGCTCGGCGTCGGCCGTGCGCCGGCCGCTCTGCTGGAGTTGGCCAACCCACGCGCCGCCCACCTGCTCGACCTGCTCGACGGCACCCGCAGCGAGCGCGCCGTGCTGGCCCAGGCGGCGAGCGCCCAGGTCGACGCCGACGACGCGCGTACCCTGCTGGACACCCTGCGGGCCGCCGGCCTGTTGGTGCCCGCGCACAGCCTGATCCCCCGCGACCTGACCGGCCCGGTCCGTGCCCGGCTCGCGGCGGAGGCCGGCGCGTTGGCCCTGACCGCCGCCCGACTGCCCGGCACGCCCGCGCAGGTCCTGCGTCGGCGGCGGGCGGCCCGCGTCCTGCTCACCGGCGGCGGGGCGCTCGGCGGGCCGCTGGCGGTGGCATTGGCCCAGTCCGGTGTGGGGCAGGTGATTCCCCAGCTCACCGGCCTGGTGCGCGCCGTCGACCTGATCGGCACGGGCATCCCCGCCACCGAGCTGGGTAGCCCACTGGCACCGGCGGTGCGGGCCGCGCTCAACCGCGTCGCACCGGGCACCGGCACCCATCCGAGCCGCGCCGGACGGATCGACCTGGTGATTCAGCTCGGCACCGACCGGCCTCCCGCGCTGCTCGCCGCCGGTCACGCCCAGCGCCGGCAGCCGCACCTGCTGGTCACGCTGCGCGAGGGCGTACCGGTGATCGGGCCGTTGGTCCGCCCACCCGCCGGGCCCTGTCTGCACTGCGTCGAGCTGCACCGGGCCGACCGCGACCCGGACTGGCCGCGGCTCGCCGCACAACTCGCCGTCGCCGACCCGCCGGCCGCCGGAACGACCGGCACGCTGCTCGTCGCCTGCGGGTACGCGCTGACCGAAGTGCTGACGCAGCTGGACGGAGGTCAGCCGGAGACGCTGGGTGGCGCCATGGAGATCACCGGTACCTGCCGTTTCCGTCGTCGGGGTTGGCCGCCACACCCGGCGTGCGGGTGCTCGCAGGGCCGAGTGTCCGCACCAGCCCGGCCGCAGAGCAGCAGCGGGGCCCTCCGGTCGGTAACAATGACCGGGTGA
- a CDS encoding DUF5679 domain-containing protein produces MADQAQTTYNGYCVKCKEKRDFEGHVEVSKTGMNMAKGKCPVCGTTVNRILGKAKV; encoded by the coding sequence GTGGCCGACCAGGCCCAGACGACCTACAACGGTTACTGCGTGAAGTGCAAGGAGAAGCGGGACTTCGAGGGGCACGTCGAGGTCTCGAAGACCGGAATGAACATGGCCAAGGGCAAGTGTCCGGTATGCGGAACAACAGTGAACCGCATCCTGGGCAAGGCCAAGGTCTGA
- a CDS encoding M48 metallopeptidase family protein — MAGTRKPVVEVRRSQRRRRTVSAYRDGERVVVLIPDQFSRAEESEWVDRMLARLAAREGRLARSDAELVARANRLIDLYLPGYATKAVPASVRWVTNQNGRWGSCTPADRSIRISHRVQEMPEWVIDYVLLHELAHLIVPSHNARFWALVGRYPKAERARGYLEGVAAASGAPLPT, encoded by the coding sequence ATGGCGGGGACGCGCAAGCCGGTCGTCGAGGTGCGGCGCAGCCAGCGTCGACGACGCACGGTGTCCGCGTACCGTGACGGTGAGCGAGTGGTCGTCCTCATCCCCGACCAGTTCTCCCGCGCCGAGGAGAGCGAATGGGTCGACCGGATGCTCGCCCGCCTCGCCGCCCGGGAGGGCCGCCTCGCCCGCTCGGACGCCGAGCTGGTGGCCCGCGCCAACCGGCTCATCGACCTCTACCTCCCCGGGTACGCCACGAAAGCGGTGCCGGCCAGCGTCCGATGGGTCACCAACCAGAACGGCCGATGGGGCTCCTGCACGCCGGCCGACCGCAGCATCCGAATCTCGCACCGCGTCCAGGAGATGCCTGAATGGGTGATCGACTACGTGTTGCTGCACGAGCTGGCGCACCTCATCGTGCCCAGCCACAACGCCCGGTTCTGGGCGTTGGTCGGTCGCTATCCCAAGGCGGAACGCGCCCGCGGCTACCTCGAAGGGGTCGCCGCCGCCTCCGGCGCACCCCTCCCCACCTGA
- a CDS encoding zinc-dependent metalloprotease, which produces MQQFMSQLQHLLSAPGSGPVNWDLARQVAASQLSAAGDPAVSMYERNAVEEALRLADLWLEPASAWPSGIQNPVAWNRNEWIFKTLDVWRKLCDPVASRMVGAMGDLVPPEARAQLGPMQSMVASLGGALFGGQLGQALGSLAAEVLSAGDIGLPLGPAGTAALIPANIRAYGEGLELPEDEVRLYVALREAAHQRLFQHVPWLRGHVLSAVEMYASGIRVNREAIEEAMGRVDPTDPESMQAIALEGIFTPEDTPAQKASLARLETALALVEGWVCHVVDNAASDRLPNVVRLGEAFRRRRAAGGPAEQTFAALVGLELRPRRLREAAALWAALTQHRGIEGRDAVWGHPDLLPSDDDFADPVAFAMNDMDLSELDSFDFTAPSGVEEKAPGQAGPSGESGQSGESGQSGETDGEGDAKS; this is translated from the coding sequence ATGCAGCAGTTCATGTCGCAGTTGCAGCACCTGCTCTCCGCGCCGGGCAGCGGGCCGGTCAACTGGGACCTGGCCCGGCAGGTAGCAGCCAGCCAGCTCTCGGCCGCCGGTGACCCGGCCGTGTCGATGTACGAGCGCAACGCGGTCGAGGAGGCGCTGCGCCTGGCCGACCTGTGGTTGGAGCCCGCCTCGGCGTGGCCCTCCGGCATCCAGAACCCGGTTGCGTGGAACCGCAACGAGTGGATCTTCAAGACGCTGGACGTGTGGCGCAAGCTGTGCGACCCGGTCGCCAGCCGGATGGTCGGCGCGATGGGCGACCTGGTGCCACCGGAGGCGCGCGCCCAGCTCGGCCCGATGCAGTCGATGGTGGCCTCCCTCGGTGGCGCGCTCTTCGGCGGTCAGCTCGGTCAGGCCCTCGGTTCGCTCGCCGCGGAGGTGCTCTCCGCCGGCGACATCGGGCTGCCGCTCGGCCCGGCCGGCACGGCCGCGCTGATCCCGGCCAACATCCGGGCGTACGGCGAGGGCCTGGAACTGCCCGAGGACGAGGTCCGCCTCTACGTGGCGCTGCGCGAAGCCGCCCACCAGCGGCTGTTCCAGCACGTCCCGTGGCTGCGTGGGCACGTGCTCAGCGCGGTCGAGATGTACGCCTCGGGCATCCGGGTCAACCGGGAGGCAATCGAGGAGGCGATGGGCCGGGTCGACCCGACCGACCCCGAGTCGATGCAGGCGATCGCCCTGGAAGGCATCTTCACCCCGGAGGACACCCCGGCGCAGAAGGCCTCACTGGCCCGCCTGGAAACCGCACTCGCCCTGGTCGAAGGCTGGGTGTGCCACGTCGTGGACAACGCCGCCAGCGACCGGCTGCCCAACGTCGTCCGGTTGGGCGAGGCGTTCCGCCGTCGCCGGGCCGCCGGCGGTCCCGCCGAGCAGACCTTCGCCGCACTGGTCGGCCTGGAACTGCGCCCCCGCCGCCTGCGCGAGGCCGCGGCGCTCTGGGCCGCGCTCACCCAGCACCGTGGCATCGAAGGCCGCGACGCCGTCTGGGGCCACCCGGACCTGCTCCCGTCGGACGACGACTTCGCCGACCCGGTCGCCTTCGCGATGAACGACATGGACCTCAGCGAGCTGGACAGCTTCGACTTCACCGCCCCCAGCGGGGTGGAGGAGAAGGCCCCGGGTCAGGCCGGCCCGTCGGGTGAGTCCGGTCAGTCGGGTGAGTCCGGTCAGTCGGGCGAGACCGACGGCGAGGGCGACGCCAAGTCCTGA
- a CDS encoding YlbL family protein, whose translation MRRRGLTVLLGALFTALLSIGVLRVPIPYVVLGPGPTVNTLGTTDGKEVIQVSGRETSTSAGQLRLTTVGVQPTVRLRGAIAGWFSDDEAVVPRELVYPPGESTEQVEQRNAEDFKASQTSAETAALRELGFPVQVVIKTVAGDGPAAGALKAGDLITSVDGQPVPVASKVTELVRTKPAGTALSVGYTRDGVQATATVTSQEQDGRPRIGVEIDQQQPHPFTLGIDLGDIGGPSAGLMFALGIVDKLTPADLTGGQVIAGTGTIDDEGTVGPIGGIAQKLVGAKRAGAKVFLVPADNCAEAVRNPQPDLPLLRVGSLDEAMTALETLRAGGQPTRC comes from the coding sequence ATGAGACGTCGTGGCCTGACGGTCCTGCTCGGTGCCCTGTTCACCGCCCTGCTGAGCATCGGGGTGCTCCGGGTGCCGATCCCGTACGTGGTGCTGGGCCCGGGTCCGACGGTCAACACCCTCGGCACGACCGACGGTAAGGAGGTCATCCAGGTCTCCGGTCGGGAGACCTCGACCTCGGCCGGCCAGTTGCGGCTGACCACGGTGGGGGTGCAGCCCACTGTGCGGTTGCGGGGGGCGATCGCGGGTTGGTTCTCCGACGACGAGGCGGTGGTGCCGCGCGAGCTGGTCTACCCACCGGGGGAGTCGACGGAGCAGGTCGAGCAGCGCAACGCCGAGGATTTCAAGGCGTCGCAGACCAGCGCGGAGACCGCCGCGCTGCGGGAGTTGGGCTTTCCGGTGCAGGTGGTGATCAAGACGGTGGCCGGAGACGGCCCGGCGGCCGGGGCGCTGAAGGCCGGTGATCTGATCACCTCGGTCGACGGCCAGCCGGTGCCGGTGGCCTCGAAGGTCACCGAGCTGGTCCGGACCAAGCCGGCGGGGACGGCGTTGTCCGTCGGCTACACCCGTGACGGCGTGCAGGCCACCGCGACGGTGACCAGTCAGGAGCAGGACGGCCGACCGCGGATCGGTGTCGAGATCGATCAGCAGCAGCCGCACCCGTTCACGCTCGGCATCGACCTGGGGGACATCGGTGGGCCGAGCGCCGGTCTGATGTTCGCCCTGGGGATCGTGGACAAGTTGACCCCGGCCGACCTCACCGGCGGCCAGGTCATCGCCGGCACCGGCACCATCGACGACGAGGGCACCGTCGGCCCGATCGGCGGGATCGCCCAGAAGTTGGTCGGCGCCAAGCGCGCCGGGGCCAAGGTCTTCCTCGTGCCGGCGGACAACTGCGCCGAGGCGGTCCGCAATCCGCAGCCCGATCTGCCGCTGTTGCGGGTGGGCTCGTTGGACGAGGCGATGACCGCTCTGGAGACGTTGCGTGCGGGCGGACAGCCGACGCGTTGCTGA
- a CDS encoding UPF0182 family membrane protein, whose protein sequence is MRSSSPLPRMSRRGRVTIAVLVGVFVLFTLLGWGVQAWTDWLWFDEVRYTEVFTGVLLTRLVLFLAIGLGMAVIVGGNLWLAYRLRPRLRPHSVEQATLERYRMVLSPRLGTWISLAAAVVGLFAGLSAQNRWNQWLLFRNGGDFGIKDPEFGVDIGFYVFQLPFWRYLLGVAFTAVVLAVIGALAVHYLFGGVRLQGVGDRMSNGARAHLSTLVAVFVLLKAIAYVLDRRAMLLEYNEGAKLYGAGYADVNALLPAKEILAYISIVVAIAILVFSNAWMRNLVWPGISLALLGVSAVAIGGIYPWAVQTFEVKPSAKDKEAPYIQRSIDATRAAFGLGATETTPYAANNLTPPGNLATDTSVVSNVRLLDPQLVSETYTQLQQVRGFYDFGPKLDIDRYGVNGKVSDYVVGVREINYGELTDQQNTWINRHTVYTHGYGLVAAPANQVVCGGQPFFVSGFLGEKTQEACSSQTEQIPAKQPRIYYGERMAADDYAIVGQADPNKKAEFDRPVGEGGGESYTYTGEGGVEIGSFTRRLLYAIKEQESNFLLSEAVNKDSKLLYVRNPRDRVEKVAPFLTLDGDPYPAVVDGRVQWIVDGYTTAASYPYAEKVNLQTETTDELTNRGTFQLAREDVNYMRNSVKATVDAYDGTVKLYEYDDTDPVLKAWNKAFGGDLVLPKAEIPVELTEHLRYPADMFKVQRNLLTKFHVTNPGDFYSAQDFWQVPNVPDAPDSGQKQPPYYLFTQFPGQESPRFQLTSAVTPNGRQNLAALISGSYVEGKPRLEVLELPDQTRISGPVQVHQQMTNNANIRQQLNLLSSNQAQVQYGNLLSLPFADGMLYVEPVYVKSNQQDAYPLLQKVLLSYGDGGSFVALADNINDGIKQLVEQGKKAGQGTSPPPTTGGNPTTPTPTPSGSAAPTPTPTGTPSPGTPPPAGDLAAAADRVQTAITEVRAAQTSGDFERYGRALKALDEALTAFQQAQQAAGAPGATPSAGG, encoded by the coding sequence ATGCGTAGCAGCAGCCCCCTCCCGAGGATGAGCCGGCGCGGGCGCGTCACCATCGCTGTCCTGGTCGGGGTGTTCGTGCTCTTCACCCTGCTCGGCTGGGGTGTCCAGGCGTGGACCGACTGGCTCTGGTTCGACGAGGTCCGTTACACCGAGGTCTTCACCGGCGTCCTGCTCACCCGGCTGGTGCTCTTCCTCGCCATCGGCCTCGGCATGGCGGTGATCGTCGGTGGCAACCTGTGGCTGGCCTACCGGTTGCGGCCGCGACTGCGTCCGCACTCGGTGGAGCAGGCGACGCTGGAGCGCTACCGGATGGTGCTCAGCCCGCGTCTCGGCACCTGGATCTCGCTGGCCGCCGCGGTGGTCGGGCTCTTCGCCGGCCTCTCCGCGCAGAACCGGTGGAACCAGTGGCTGCTCTTCCGCAACGGCGGCGACTTCGGCATCAAGGACCCGGAGTTCGGGGTCGACATCGGCTTCTACGTCTTCCAACTGCCGTTCTGGCGTTACCTGCTCGGGGTCGCCTTCACCGCTGTGGTGCTGGCCGTGATCGGCGCGCTTGCGGTGCACTACCTCTTCGGTGGGGTCCGCCTCCAGGGCGTCGGCGATCGGATGAGCAACGGGGCCCGCGCGCACCTGAGCACCCTGGTCGCGGTCTTCGTGCTGTTGAAGGCGATCGCGTACGTGTTGGACCGGCGGGCGATGCTGCTGGAGTACAACGAGGGCGCCAAGTTGTACGGCGCCGGCTACGCCGACGTGAACGCGTTGCTGCCGGCGAAGGAGATCCTCGCCTACATCTCGATCGTGGTGGCGATAGCGATCCTCGTGTTCTCCAACGCCTGGATGCGGAACCTGGTCTGGCCGGGGATCTCGTTGGCGCTGCTCGGCGTGTCCGCGGTGGCCATCGGTGGCATCTACCCCTGGGCGGTGCAGACCTTCGAGGTCAAGCCGAGCGCCAAGGACAAGGAAGCGCCGTACATCCAGCGGAGCATCGACGCGACGCGTGCGGCGTTCGGGTTGGGGGCCACCGAGACGACCCCGTACGCGGCGAACAACCTCACCCCACCGGGGAACCTGGCCACCGACACGTCGGTGGTGTCGAACGTGCGGCTGCTCGACCCGCAGTTGGTCAGCGAGACGTACACCCAGCTCCAGCAGGTGCGTGGCTTCTACGACTTCGGTCCGAAGCTGGACATCGACAGGTACGGGGTGAACGGCAAGGTCTCCGACTACGTGGTCGGCGTCCGCGAGATCAACTACGGCGAGTTGACCGACCAGCAGAACACCTGGATCAACCGGCACACCGTCTACACCCACGGGTACGGGCTGGTGGCCGCGCCGGCCAACCAGGTGGTCTGTGGCGGGCAGCCGTTCTTCGTCTCCGGCTTCCTCGGCGAGAAGACCCAGGAGGCGTGTTCCTCGCAGACCGAGCAGATCCCGGCCAAGCAGCCGCGCATCTACTACGGCGAGCGGATGGCGGCCGACGACTACGCCATCGTCGGGCAGGCCGACCCGAACAAGAAGGCCGAGTTCGACAGGCCGGTCGGTGAGGGTGGCGGCGAGTCCTACACCTACACCGGTGAGGGCGGTGTGGAGATCGGTTCCTTCACCCGGCGACTGCTGTACGCCATCAAAGAGCAGGAGTCGAACTTCCTGCTCTCCGAGGCGGTCAACAAGGACTCCAAGCTGCTGTACGTGCGTAACCCGCGCGACCGGGTGGAGAAGGTCGCGCCGTTCCTCACCCTGGACGGCGACCCGTACCCGGCGGTGGTCGACGGTCGGGTGCAGTGGATCGTGGACGGCTACACCACGGCGGCCTCGTACCCGTACGCCGAGAAGGTCAACCTGCAGACCGAGACCACCGACGAGCTGACCAACCGGGGCACCTTCCAGCTGGCCCGGGAGGACGTCAACTACATGCGCAACTCGGTGAAGGCCACCGTCGACGCGTACGACGGCACTGTGAAGCTGTACGAGTACGACGACACCGACCCGGTGCTCAAGGCGTGGAACAAGGCGTTCGGCGGTGACCTGGTGCTGCCGAAGGCGGAGATCCCGGTCGAGCTGACCGAGCACCTGCGCTACCCGGCGGACATGTTCAAGGTGCAGCGCAACCTGCTGACCAAGTTCCACGTGACGAACCCGGGTGACTTCTACTCGGCGCAGGACTTCTGGCAGGTGCCCAACGTGCCGGACGCTCCGGACAGCGGTCAGAAGCAGCCTCCGTATTACCTGTTCACCCAGTTCCCGGGGCAGGAGAGCCCTCGGTTCCAGCTCACCTCGGCGGTCACCCCGAACGGCCGGCAGAACCTCGCCGCGCTGATCTCCGGGTCGTACGTCGAGGGGAAGCCCCGGCTGGAGGTGCTGGAGTTGCCGGATCAGACCCGGATCTCCGGCCCGGTGCAGGTGCACCAGCAGATGACCAACAACGCGAACATCCGTCAGCAGCTCAACCTGCTCTCCAGCAACCAGGCGCAGGTGCAGTACGGCAACCTGCTCTCGTTGCCCTTCGCCGACGGGATGCTCTACGTCGAGCCGGTCTACGTGAAGAGCAACCAGCAGGACGCGTACCCGCTGTTGCAGAAGGTGCTGCTCTCGTACGGTGACGGTGGCTCCTTCGTGGCGCTCGCCGACAACATCAACGACGGCATCAAGCAGTTGGTCGAGCAGGGCAAGAAGGCCGGGCAGGGCACGTCGCCGCCTCCGACGACCGGAGGCAATCCGACGACTCCGACGCCGACGCCTTCGGGGTCGGCGGCACCGACGCCAACGCCGACGGGGACCCCGAGCCCCGGCACCCCACCGCCGGCCGGTGATCTGGCTGCCGCCGCGGACCGGGTGCAGACCGCGATCACCGAGGTCCGGGCCGCGCAGACGTCCGGCGACTTCGAGCGGTACGGGCGTGCGCTGAAGGCCCTCGACGAGGCGCTCACCGCGTTCCAGCAGGCGCAGCAGGCCGCTGGTGCGCCGGGTGCCACCCCGAGCGCCGGCGGCTGA
- a CDS encoding RNA polymerase sigma factor, with amino-acid sequence MRDGQSFDDFYRSTTRRMMRYGYAVVGDYNEAQDLVQEAYARAWRQWARLSAHPAPEAWLRLVVSRLATDRWRRLRGLRGALRLAGPPPSVSPPNEDSVLLVQALRQLPATHRRALALHYLFDMPVEEIAEEIGVPVGTVKSWLSRGRARLAALLPDLAVVELEATDVA; translated from the coding sequence GTGAGGGATGGGCAAAGCTTCGATGACTTCTACCGCAGCACCACGCGGCGGATGATGCGGTACGGCTACGCGGTGGTCGGCGACTACAACGAGGCGCAGGACCTGGTGCAGGAGGCGTATGCCCGGGCCTGGCGGCAGTGGGCGAGGTTGTCGGCGCATCCGGCGCCGGAGGCGTGGCTGCGGCTGGTGGTGTCCCGGTTGGCGACCGACCGCTGGCGGCGGCTGCGCGGTCTGCGGGGCGCGTTGCGGTTGGCCGGCCCTCCGCCGTCGGTGTCTCCGCCCAACGAGGACAGCGTGTTGCTGGTCCAGGCCCTGCGTCAGCTGCCGGCTACCCACCGGCGAGCGTTGGCGCTGCACTACCTCTTCGACATGCCGGTCGAGGAGATCGCCGAAGAGATCGGCGTACCCGTCGGCACGGTGAAGTCGTGGCTTTCCCGCGGCCGGGCCCGACTCGCCGCCTTGCTGCCCGATCTGGCTGTCGTGGAATTGGAGGCCACCGATGTCGCGTGA